In Pengzhenrongella sicca, a single genomic region encodes these proteins:
- a CDS encoding MFS transporter produces the protein MVQEHRPAAISAEVERTSGDLKRAAISGWAGTAMEFMDFQLYSLAAAIVFNQIFFPEVSPAVGLIAAMGTYGVGYVARLAGAIYFGRMGDRIGRKKVLFITITLMGASTTLIGVLPTYAQVGLLAPALLVLLRLIQGFGAGAEIAGATVMLAEYAPPKKRGVIASLVSLGTNTGTLAATGIWAVLLATLSEEQLLSWGWRIPFLFSFVLMIFAIWIRTHLKESPVFESRADLTDEGIALTHDELKAAAAKPEEASALEAALHQRKGKAFFIALGLRFGQAGNSGLIQTFLIGYIATTMLLDRSIATNAILYSSIIGFATVPIVGLLGDRFGRRPVYMVLTLVSAILAFPLLNLIQQGNPVALTISMILLHNLAVLGLFSLESVTMAELFGARTRFTQLALAKEIGGILATAIGPLLAATLTAVTGSWWPIAAMLVGYSLITLVSAFVSPEVRGRDLVRLEDAV, from the coding sequence ATGGTGCAAGAGCACAGGCCGGCCGCGATCTCGGCTGAGGTCGAACGAACCTCGGGCGACCTGAAACGAGCGGCCATCTCCGGATGGGCAGGCACAGCCATGGAGTTCATGGACTTCCAGCTGTACTCCCTCGCCGCGGCAATCGTCTTCAACCAGATCTTCTTCCCCGAAGTCTCGCCGGCAGTCGGACTCATCGCGGCGATGGGAACCTACGGCGTCGGCTACGTCGCCAGGCTCGCGGGGGCGATCTACTTCGGGCGCATGGGAGACCGCATCGGCCGAAAGAAGGTCCTGTTCATCACCATCACTCTGATGGGCGCCTCGACCACCCTCATCGGGGTGCTCCCGACCTACGCCCAGGTGGGGCTGCTCGCGCCCGCGCTATTGGTCCTCCTCCGCCTGATCCAGGGCTTCGGCGCGGGCGCTGAGATCGCCGGCGCGACGGTAATGCTCGCCGAGTACGCGCCGCCGAAGAAGCGTGGTGTGATCGCGTCGCTCGTCAGCCTCGGCACCAACACGGGCACCCTTGCCGCAACGGGCATCTGGGCTGTGCTGCTCGCGACGCTCTCCGAAGAGCAACTGCTCAGCTGGGGCTGGCGCATCCCGTTCCTGTTCAGCTTCGTGCTGATGATCTTCGCGATCTGGATCCGGACCCACCTCAAGGAGAGCCCGGTCTTCGAGAGCCGCGCCGACCTGACCGACGAAGGCATCGCATTGACTCACGACGAGCTCAAGGCCGCAGCCGCAAAGCCTGAAGAGGCCAGCGCGCTCGAGGCTGCCCTGCACCAGCGCAAGGGCAAGGCCTTCTTCATCGCCCTCGGCCTGCGGTTCGGGCAAGCGGGCAACTCCGGTCTGATCCAGACGTTCCTCATCGGCTACATCGCCACCACGATGCTGCTTGACCGCAGCATCGCGACAAACGCGATTCTCTACAGCTCCATCATCGGCTTCGCGACCGTTCCGATCGTGGGCCTTCTCGGTGACCGGTTTGGCCGGCGGCCGGTGTACATGGTCCTCACGCTTGTCTCGGCGATTCTCGCCTTTCCGCTGCTGAACCTCATCCAGCAGGGCAACCCGGTCGCCTTGACCATTTCGATGATCCTGCTGCACAACCTCGCGGTGCTGGGTCTGTTCTCGTTGGAGAGCGTCACGATGGCCGAGCTGTTCGGAGCACGGACTCGTTTCACCCAGCTGGCCCTGGCCAAGGAGATCGGCGGGATCCTCGCCACTGCCATCGGCCCGCTCCTGGCCGCGACGCTGACTGCCGTGACCGGCTCGTGGTGGCCGATCGCCGCGATGCTCGTCGGCTACAGCCTGATCACCCTCGTCTCGGCGTTCGTCTCGCCTGAGGTGCGCGGCCGTGACCTGGTTCGGCTGGAGGATGCAGTATGA
- a CDS encoding L-idonate 5-dehydrogenase: MKAVVVHGTGDLRVDDLPDPSAAPGEVLVEMEWGGICGSDLAYWRHGRSGTAVLKRPMVLGHEVAGRIVEVASDVTDLEAGQRVTFQPAQLVGDGIMPPRLVGRTNLYPAVRYFGSAGFDPHTDGGFCQLKAVRADQIRRLPEKVPTKDGAVAEPLAVAIHAVQRVDVAGRTVLVNGCGPIGALIVAAAKFAGAATVIAADVSESSLGVARAMGADQIVNVSGRQLPSDVELVFEASGVPATLGAVLHATAKGGTLVQVGNLPGSEITAVLGDLISREISWIGSYRFSEEIDDAIAALAAGLDVGPLMTHTFGIEDAAEAMRVAADRSTGSSKVMLRLN; this comes from the coding sequence ATGAAGGCCGTCGTGGTGCACGGCACCGGCGACCTCCGGGTCGACGACCTGCCCGACCCCAGTGCAGCACCGGGCGAGGTGCTCGTCGAGATGGAATGGGGCGGGATCTGTGGATCGGATCTGGCCTACTGGCGCCATGGCCGCTCGGGCACGGCCGTGCTCAAGCGCCCGATGGTTCTCGGGCACGAAGTCGCGGGCCGAATCGTCGAGGTGGCCTCGGACGTGACAGATCTCGAGGCGGGGCAGCGGGTGACTTTTCAACCGGCGCAACTGGTCGGGGACGGCATCATGCCGCCACGGCTCGTCGGCCGCACCAACTTGTACCCGGCGGTGCGGTACTTCGGCTCCGCGGGCTTCGACCCGCATACCGATGGTGGCTTCTGCCAGCTCAAGGCCGTGCGGGCTGACCAGATCAGACGGCTGCCGGAGAAGGTGCCAACCAAGGACGGCGCCGTTGCCGAGCCCCTCGCGGTGGCGATCCACGCCGTCCAGCGTGTCGACGTCGCCGGTCGCACCGTGCTCGTCAACGGCTGTGGTCCGATCGGAGCCTTGATCGTTGCGGCGGCCAAGTTCGCAGGCGCGGCCACAGTCATTGCCGCGGACGTATCGGAGTCCTCCCTCGGAGTCGCCCGGGCCATGGGTGCCGACCAGATCGTCAACGTGTCCGGCCGCCAACTGCCGTCGGACGTCGAGCTGGTCTTCGAGGCATCGGGCGTTCCCGCGACCCTCGGTGCGGTCCTGCACGCCACCGCGAAGGGCGGCACCCTGGTCCAGGTCGGCAACTTGCCCGGTAGCGAGATCACCGCGGTGCTGGGCGACTTGATCAGTCGCGAGATCAGCTGGATCGGCTCCTACCGGTTCTCCGAGGAGATCGACGACGCCATCGCCGCCCTGGCGGCCGGGCTCGACGTCGGCCCGCTCATGACCCACACCTTCGGGATCGAGGACGCAGCCGAAGCCATGCGCGTGGCAGCGGACCGCAGCACCGGTAGCAGCAAAGTGATGCTCCGTCTGAACTGA
- a CDS encoding mannitol dehydrogenase family protein codes for MATRPVAELRRLGEGLHLSEGVTLPRAIPEGVGIVHLGWGAFHRGHQAVYTEDAMAATGDLRWGILGDVERTPQLVDAVRPQGGWYTVLSVGLDAEGNVVESARVVGSVVDVAYPGKETPRLLGAMTAPTTHLITLTVTEKGYTRRPDGHLDTDQADPDIRALAAEESAGSGDVSAASPAATAVGLLVRGLAARRRAGGYPLTVLSCDNMPDNGKVLKAVVDEFLDVALPGAAGELLRNWLSGSVTFPGSMVDRITPATTPEVLDKVAGVIGARDEGAIIAEPFTQWVIEDNFAGPRPAWELVGAELTDDVVPWEDAKLRLLNGTHSLLAYAGRLAGHTTLAEAVTDPAIAEHARAFMFDDALPTLAAPDGADLRAYGDELMRRFANPATGHTTRQVSTDGTQKIPFRWGVAATWNLERGRVPQGVAYGLAAWSEFVRRAVRDGAELGDPAGAERLSSVVREVGLDDIPGVATALVALPGVLPAGAGTHTGLVAAVVGHAVALAVTDLGLD; via the coding sequence ATGGCTACGAGGCCGGTTGCCGAACTGCGCCGCCTAGGCGAGGGTCTTCACCTCTCGGAAGGGGTGACGCTGCCTCGCGCGATACCCGAGGGGGTCGGGATAGTGCACCTGGGCTGGGGTGCCTTCCATCGAGGGCACCAGGCGGTCTACACCGAGGACGCGATGGCCGCTACCGGTGACCTGCGCTGGGGCATCCTCGGGGACGTCGAGCGGACGCCGCAGCTGGTCGACGCGGTGCGCCCGCAAGGCGGGTGGTACACCGTGCTCTCGGTCGGTCTCGACGCTGAAGGGAACGTCGTGGAGTCGGCACGCGTGGTCGGTTCCGTGGTCGACGTGGCTTACCCGGGCAAGGAAACCCCCCGGTTGCTTGGCGCTATGACCGCGCCTACCACCCACCTGATCACGCTGACGGTCACGGAAAAGGGGTACACCCGCCGGCCCGACGGGCACCTGGACACCGATCAGGCCGACCCCGACATTCGGGCCCTCGCGGCCGAGGAGTCTGCCGGCTCGGGCGACGTGTCGGCGGCCTCACCGGCCGCTACCGCCGTGGGGTTGCTCGTGCGCGGGCTGGCCGCGAGGCGCCGCGCCGGCGGTTACCCGCTGACGGTGCTCTCGTGCGACAACATGCCCGACAACGGCAAGGTGCTCAAGGCCGTTGTCGATGAGTTCCTTGACGTCGCGTTGCCGGGCGCCGCTGGTGAGTTGCTGCGCAACTGGCTCTCCGGGTCCGTGACGTTCCCGGGGTCGATGGTTGACCGGATCACCCCCGCCACCACCCCAGAGGTCCTCGACAAGGTGGCGGGCGTGATCGGGGCTCGCGACGAGGGAGCGATCATCGCCGAACCCTTCACCCAGTGGGTCATCGAGGATAACTTCGCCGGTCCGCGCCCGGCCTGGGAGTTGGTCGGTGCGGAACTGACCGACGACGTCGTCCCGTGGGAGGACGCGAAGCTGCGCCTGCTCAACGGAACGCACTCCCTGCTCGCCTATGCAGGCCGCCTCGCCGGGCACACCACGCTCGCCGAGGCCGTGACCGACCCGGCGATCGCGGAGCACGCCCGGGCGTTCATGTTTGACGACGCGCTCCCGACACTCGCCGCGCCCGACGGCGCGGACCTGCGGGCATACGGCGACGAGCTGATGCGCCGATTCGCGAACCCGGCGACCGGTCACACCACACGGCAGGTCTCTACCGACGGCACGCAGAAGATCCCGTTCCGCTGGGGCGTCGCAGCGACGTGGAACCTCGAACGCGGCCGCGTGCCGCAGGGTGTCGCGTACGGCCTCGCCGCCTGGAGCGAGTTCGTCCGGCGCGCCGTCCGCGACGGCGCCGAGCTCGGGGACCCGGCAGGTGCGGAGCGGCTGAGCAGCGTCGTGCGAGAAGTGGGCCTCGACGACATCCCAGGCGTGGCGACCGCACTCGTGGCATTGCCCGGCGTGCTGCCGGCCGGCGCCGGCACGCACACCGGCCTGGTCGCAGCCGTAGTCGGCCATGCCGTCGCACTCGCCGTCACCGACCTCGGTCTTGACTGA
- a CDS encoding mannonate dehydratase, with protein MKMGFRWYGDGNDTVTLDEIRQIPGVETIVWSLHQKQAGEVWETAEIAAEIAAITTIPAEAAARGVTKTFDATVVESVNVHESIKLGKTVLGLSRDEAIANYITTIERLGRAGVRVICYNFMPVFDWLRTDLWHPLPDGSTALFYEKAVVDQLSPERLIADMEANSGGLTLPGWEPERLASFSELNAAYEGVTHADMYVNYKYFLDAIIPTCEEYDVKMGVHPDDPPFDLFGWPRVVSNKDDLATVLSLNDSPYNGLTLCLGSFSANPEHDAVDAVTTFMDRIHFSHVRNLKHFPNGDFSEVGHRANEGDVDTVGIMTAYANAGYTGYIRPDHGRHLWDENTTRKPRPGYGLYDRALGIQYLLGVWDAVNYNA; from the coding sequence ATGAAGATGGGCTTTCGCTGGTACGGCGACGGAAACGACACCGTCACACTCGACGAGATCCGGCAGATCCCCGGGGTCGAGACGATCGTATGGAGCCTGCACCAGAAGCAGGCGGGCGAGGTGTGGGAGACCGCGGAGATCGCGGCGGAGATCGCCGCGATCACCACGATCCCCGCGGAGGCGGCCGCGCGCGGCGTCACCAAGACCTTCGACGCCACCGTGGTGGAGTCGGTCAACGTGCATGAGTCGATCAAGCTGGGCAAGACCGTGCTCGGGCTCAGCCGCGACGAGGCGATCGCCAACTACATCACCACGATCGAGCGGCTCGGGCGCGCCGGCGTAAGGGTGATCTGCTACAACTTCATGCCGGTCTTCGACTGGCTCCGCACCGACCTCTGGCACCCGTTGCCCGACGGGTCCACCGCACTGTTCTACGAGAAGGCCGTCGTAGACCAGTTGTCGCCGGAAAGGCTCATCGCTGACATGGAAGCCAACTCGGGCGGGCTGACCTTGCCCGGCTGGGAGCCCGAGCGGCTCGCGAGCTTCAGCGAGCTCAACGCGGCCTATGAGGGGGTGACCCACGCAGACATGTACGTCAACTACAAGTACTTCCTCGACGCGATCATCCCCACCTGCGAGGAGTACGACGTCAAGATGGGCGTCCACCCCGACGACCCGCCCTTTGACCTGTTCGGCTGGCCCCGCGTCGTCTCGAACAAGGACGACCTAGCCACCGTGCTGTCGCTCAACGACAGCCCCTACAACGGGCTGACGCTTTGCCTGGGATCGTTCTCGGCCAATCCCGAGCACGACGCGGTCGACGCGGTGACGACGTTCATGGACCGCATCCACTTCTCTCACGTGCGCAACCTCAAGCACTTCCCGAACGGGGACTTCTCCGAGGTCGGCCATCGAGCGAACGAAGGCGACGTCGACACCGTGGGAATCATGACCGCCTACGCCAACGCCGGGTACACCGGGTACATCCGCCCCGACCACGGCCGACACCTCTGGGACGAAAACACCACCCGCAAACCGCGACCTGGCTACGGGCTGTACGACCGCGCACTCGGCATCCAGTATCTCCTCGGAGTCTGGGACGCCGTCAACTACAACGCCTGA
- the eda gene encoding bifunctional 4-hydroxy-2-oxoglutarate aldolase/2-dehydro-3-deoxy-phosphogluconate aldolase, whose translation MDTLSALRAARLVPVVVLDDAADADALAGALVAGGLPVAEVTFRTAAAEDSIRAMAGRGDILVGAGTVRTVEQVDKAVAAGASYIVSPGLSRAVVERCQEHGVLALPGAVTATEVQAALELGLTTVKFFPAGTSGGAPAIKALTAPFGHVSFVPTGGVGPKNLGDYLAIPTVAAVGGSWMCPRDLVTAGDFAGITALTAEAVALAASLTAGA comes from the coding sequence ATGGACACTCTTTCCGCCCTGCGCGCCGCGCGCCTCGTTCCGGTTGTCGTTCTCGATGACGCGGCCGATGCCGATGCCCTCGCCGGGGCGCTGGTCGCCGGTGGCCTGCCCGTCGCCGAGGTGACGTTCCGCACCGCCGCTGCGGAGGACTCGATCCGGGCGATGGCCGGCCGAGGCGACATCCTCGTGGGTGCCGGCACCGTGCGCACCGTCGAGCAGGTCGACAAGGCTGTCGCCGCCGGCGCGAGCTACATCGTGTCTCCCGGGCTCAGCCGCGCGGTCGTCGAGCGCTGCCAGGAGCACGGCGTGCTCGCGCTCCCCGGCGCGGTCACCGCGACCGAGGTCCAGGCCGCGCTCGAGCTCGGCCTGACGACCGTCAAGTTCTTCCCCGCCGGCACGTCCGGCGGCGCGCCGGCGATCAAGGCGCTCACCGCGCCATTCGGCCACGTCAGCTTCGTGCCTACGGGCGGCGTCGGCCCCAAGAACCTCGGCGACTACCTCGCGATCCCGACCGTCGCCGCCGTCGGCGGGTCGTGGATGTGCCCGCGTGACCTGGTCACTGCCGGTGACTTCGCCGGGATCACCGCGCTCACGGCCGAGGCCGTCGCGCTCGCCGCCTCGCTGACCGCGGGGGCGTGA
- a CDS encoding sugar kinase, with product MTTSNALDIRPAAECRYDAVSLGEVMLRLDPGEGRIRTARSFRAWEGGGEYNVARGLRRAFGLRGAVVTALADNEIGRLVEDLILTGGLDTSFIQWVPYDGIGRGVRNGLNFTERGFGVRGAVGVSDRGNTAVSQMKPGDVDWDHLFGELGVRWLHTGGIFAALSESAADTVVEAVTAAKKYGTVVSYDLNYRPSLWKAIGGLEKAQSVNREIAKYIDVMIGNEEDFTASLGFEVEGGDASLAELEVDKFAKMIETAAAAYPNFKVIGTTMRTVRSASINDWGALAWSPETGVVQATHRERLEILDRVGGGDSFASGLIYGLLEGEPLQTAVEYGAAHGALAMTTPGDTTMVTKAEVLKLAGGGGARVDR from the coding sequence ATGACGACCAGCAACGCTCTGGACATCCGGCCCGCGGCCGAGTGCCGGTACGACGCCGTCTCGCTTGGCGAGGTCATGCTGCGCCTCGACCCGGGTGAGGGGCGCATCCGCACGGCGCGGTCCTTCCGCGCCTGGGAGGGCGGCGGCGAGTACAACGTCGCGCGCGGGCTGCGCCGGGCCTTCGGGCTTCGCGGCGCCGTCGTCACGGCGCTCGCCGACAACGAGATCGGCCGGCTGGTCGAGGACCTCATCCTCACCGGCGGGCTCGACACGTCCTTCATCCAGTGGGTCCCGTACGACGGCATCGGCCGCGGCGTGCGCAACGGGCTCAACTTCACCGAGCGCGGCTTCGGAGTGCGCGGCGCCGTCGGCGTCTCCGACCGGGGCAACACCGCCGTGTCGCAGATGAAGCCGGGCGACGTCGACTGGGACCACCTGTTCGGCGAGCTGGGCGTGCGCTGGCTGCACACCGGTGGCATCTTCGCCGCGCTGAGCGAGTCCGCAGCGGACACAGTGGTGGAGGCCGTGACGGCCGCGAAGAAGTACGGCACGGTCGTGTCGTACGACCTGAACTACCGCCCGAGCCTGTGGAAGGCCATCGGCGGCCTGGAGAAGGCGCAGTCGGTCAACCGCGAGATCGCTAAGTACATCGACGTGATGATCGGCAACGAGGAGGACTTCACCGCCAGCCTCGGGTTCGAGGTCGAGGGTGGGGACGCGTCGCTCGCTGAGCTCGAGGTCGACAAGTTCGCGAAGATGATCGAGACCGCCGCGGCCGCGTACCCGAACTTCAAGGTCATCGGCACGACGATGCGGACCGTGCGGTCGGCGTCGATCAACGACTGGGGCGCGCTCGCGTGGTCGCCCGAGACCGGCGTCGTGCAGGCGACGCACCGCGAGCGGCTCGAGATCCTCGACCGCGTGGGCGGCGGCGACTCGTTCGCGTCCGGCCTGATCTACGGTCTCCTCGAGGGCGAGCCGCTCCAGACGGCCGTCGAGTACGGGGCTGCGCACGGCGCGCTCGCGATGACCACCCCCGGCGACACCACGATGGTCACCAAGGCGGAGGTCCTCAAGCTGGCTGGCGGCGGCGGCGCTCGCGTCGACCGCTAG
- a CDS encoding TetR/AcrR family transcriptional regulator has protein sequence MSNPPQEQLNAASPQQRSDARRNRAKVLAAARDLAADGDLGLPFNVIARRAGVGVGTVYRQFANPAALLEALILDRLEMLVRETVAVVAEEHDPGIALRRVLQAAFHALLADPALATVLASPRFEYPETTKLGAALAATVTDLLTKARATRQVRPDVSADDLRRLLSGVHHAVRAGEASPELADRYLHVLLDGLAPG, from the coding sequence GTGTCGAACCCACCGCAAGAGCAGCTGAACGCGGCGAGCCCACAGCAGCGGTCTGACGCCCGACGCAACCGCGCCAAAGTGCTCGCAGCGGCCCGAGACCTCGCCGCCGACGGCGACCTGGGCCTGCCGTTCAATGTGATTGCCCGGCGCGCGGGGGTTGGCGTTGGCACCGTCTACCGCCAGTTTGCGAACCCGGCAGCACTGCTCGAGGCGCTCATCCTTGATCGACTAGAGATGTTGGTCAGGGAAACGGTGGCCGTCGTGGCCGAGGAACACGACCCCGGTATCGCCCTACGACGGGTCCTGCAGGCCGCCTTCCACGCCCTGCTTGCCGACCCAGCACTGGCAACAGTTCTCGCCTCACCCCGATTCGAGTACCCCGAAACCACAAAGCTCGGCGCAGCCCTGGCCGCCACAGTGACGGATCTGCTGACGAAAGCCCGTGCTACGAGGCAGGTTCGGCCAGATGTGAGCGCCGACGACCTCCGCCGCTTGTTGTCCGGCGTCCACCATGCAGTACGTGCCGGGGAGGCCTCACCCGAACTCGCCGACCGCTACCTTCACGTCCTCCTAGACGGCCTCGCACCAGGTTGA